In the genome of Methanococcoides burtonii DSM 6242, the window ACAGATCTTGAATTGGTTCGTGAATCCACTGATCAGGAGGTCGGTGTCAGGTTTACAGGTGTGGCCATTCCACAAGGCAGCACCATCGAATCTGCAACTCTTGTGTTCGTTATTGATGAATATGAGTCAATGACTACGAATTTGAATATCTATGCTCACGATGCTGATGAATCTCCGAAGTTTGGTAGCAGACGTCATGATATCACACGTAGGGGAAAAACAACTCAATATGTTCAGTGGAACAGTATTCCTGCTCCTGCAGTCGGGGGGATTCTGGTCTCGCCGGATATATCTGATGTGGTTCAGGAAGTTATCGGCAGGCCTGGATGGTCTTCCGGCAATTCTCTTTCCATTATCATTAATGGTAATGGTAGAAGAACAGTTGAGTCCTATAATGGTGTTCCTTCCAGTGCACCATTACTGAACATAACATATAGTTGAGGGGGATTTCTACGAGAAATGTTCCATAAACGTTAAATCGATTCATGATAAGTTCTTCTCATGACAGATGTGATGCTACTTTGGGACAACCCTTTACTTTTTGAGAAGCTCTTTAAAGAGAATGGTCTTAAGTGTCAGCGTGTTCTTTCGACTTCTGTCGGAACTCCTTTTCTTCCTCCCTGCAAGTGTGTTGTGATCCCGACAGGATTTGCAAATCCTGCATATACTAAGATCTGTCCCGGGATCGAGAACAATGACAAGTCCTTTGAGAAGTTTGTCCTTGCCGGGGGTATTCTTGTGGTGTTCGGTGCACTAATGCCTGAATATGAGCACGATTGGTTGCCCATGAAACTTACCTATATAGAAAAGCATGGGGAGGTTGGGCTGGTGCAGGTATGGTCTCACGAGGTGTCCTGTATTGCAGATGTTCGGGAAAGTGTGGAATGTGATGGTTATTATTCAGAGACCGATGGGACGGTCGTAATTGAGAACAGTGAAGGAAATGCTGTGCTGGTAGTAAAGGAAATAGGGGATGGGCTGGTGATAGCCACGACCATCCATGAGTTCCCTTCGTCAGCATTCCTCAAATATATCAGTGAAAAAGCAAAACGATCGAAGATATGATCATTTCTGGCTATTGCGTAGCTGTTCGATATCTTCCTTTGCGTCAGAATATCTGAGAATGTATAGGCCACTACATGGTTTTATGAACTGGAATATCAGGTCGTCTCCTTTTATTCCGATGGGTATGGAGTCTCCTCCACGGAGCATGATCCCATGTAATTTGTAGCCGCCTTTGACGTGGTAGACCTCATCACATTCTTTCTTGATGAAGTCTTCGCATTCCTGGGGTGTGGCTCCTTTGAGGAGGATCTCATAGGGAATATCGTTTATACAGGCCATATTTTACACTATCTCAAGATCGCGTACACGAATGCCGCTTTCAACTATCTTTCCGACTATCTTTCCACCTGTCATCTCTGCAGCCTTTTCAGCATCTGCTTCAGGTAAGATGATGAGGAATCCCATTCCCATATTGAATGTGCGGTACATCTCAAGATCATCCACATTACCTTCTTCCTGTAGGAACTTAAATATGTTTCCTGGCTCGATCGGGTCAGTGAAGTCAAAACCAAGGCCTGTAACCCTTTTAAGTTTCAGCAGTCCGCTCCCTGTGATGTGTGCGAGTCCGTGAACATCACATTCCTTTATCACATCAAGGACTTCCATATAAATGCGGGTCGGGATAAGAAGTTCGTCTCCTATTGTGGTCTCTGTATTGTAAGAGAAATCTTCATGGTATGAATGTCCTGATTCCTTGATTATATCTCTCACAAGGGTGTAACCGTTACTGTGAACTCCATTGCTGGGTATTCCCACAAGTACATCTCCAAGCCTAACTTTCTCTCCGGTGATCACTTCTTCTTTCTTGACCATTCCAAGGCATGTACCTGCAAGATCGAACCCGTTCACGATCTCTGGCAGGGTTGCAGTTTCACCACCTACGATGCTCATTCTTGAGATCTCTGCACCTTTGACAAGTCCTTCTCCTATCTGGCTTGCAAAGTCATCAGAGTGTTTCTCAAGAGCAAGATAATCGACAAAACTGATGGGTTCTGCACCGATGGCAAGAAGGTCGTTGACGTTCATTGCGATACAATCGATGCCTACAGTGTTCCAGCGCTTCATCTCATTTGCTATAAGCACTTTTGAACCGACACCATCGGTTGCCATTGCAAGTGCATATTCGCCGAAATCGATAAGTCCTGCGTAGTGACCGATGCTTGTAAGAGGGGCACCGATACCTTCGCGTTTGTATGTCATTCCATTTGTAAGTGCCTTGATGGTCGATTCCTCTTTCTCGATGTCGACACCAGAATCTGCATATGTAAGATGTTTCTCGTTCATTTAATTCCCTCTTTTAGTTGCATCCGTTCTTTTTTCCGAGACCGAACTCACGATGCAGGACTTTCACTGCTTCTTCTGCATCTTCTTCCTTTACTACGAATGAAATGTTATGCTGGGACGAACCCTGGCTTATCATTATTACATTGATCTTTTCTTTCCCGAGAGCACCAAATATCTTCCCTGCAACACCCGGGCTGCCATCCATTCCAGCACCCACCACAGCGACCACACAAACATCTTCATCGTATGCGACCTCTCCGACAACACCTTCATTGAATGCATGCTCCAGGGATTTGATGGCCCTTTTAAGATGGGATTGTTCTATGACCAGTGACATGTTCGCTTCAGATGAGCTCTGGCTGATCATTATGATATTAACTCCAGCGTTCGCAAGAGTGGTAAATATTTTTGCAGCAGTTCCGATGGCACCTACCATACCTGCACCGCAAATGTTGATGGCTGCCACATTTCTTATTAATGTCACTGCTTTTGCTACCTCTTCACTGCAATTCTGGTCTGCAACGATGAGGGTTCCGGGGAACTGTGTGTCAAACGTGTTCTTCACACGTACAGGTATTCCATGGATGATGGCAGGTTCTATGGCTCTTGGATGCAACACCTTAGCACCGAAATATGATAGTTCCATTGCTTCGATGTATGATATCTGTGATATCGTAGATGCTTCTGGTACTATTTTCGGGTCAGTGGTCATGATACCGTGAACCTCTTTCCACAACCATATCTCATCTGCCTGGATCGCAGCACCGATCAGGGATGCAGTGAAATCGGAACCTCCGCGTCCGAGAGTGGTTATAATGCCATTCTTGTCTTCTGCAATGAATCCTGTGACTACCGGAATTGAATTTTCCACAAGAGGTCCAACAACTTCTTTTATCTGCGCATAGCTTTTTTTCAGAGGTCTGGCGTTTCCGTAGTTCTCTGTAGTGTTGATACCTGCCTCTCCACCCGTAAATGGTTTAGAATCGATTCCCATGGAACGTATCGAACCACTGATTATGGGGACTGCAAGTCGTTCTCCATAAGATGAGATATAATCTATGGAACGCGGGGTAAGCTCTCCAAGATAGCAGATACCTATAAGGGCCTTTTCAAGTTCATCGATGCGGATGTCGATGGTCTCAATGACCTCATCGGCGATCCTTTCATTATCGATTGCATCACTTATCGCATCATAGTGCTTTTTTGCAAGCTCTGCCATGAACTCTTTTACCTGCGAGACCTTGCCTTTTTGTGATGCTTCCGCTGCGTTTGTAAGAATCCCATCAGTAACACCACCAAGGGCTGAAGTAATAGCTACAACCTGATCGCCTCCTTCTTTATAGCCTATCAGTAGTTGTGCAACATGGCGTATCTTCTTTCCATCTGCAATGGATGTTCCGCCGAATTTCATTACATATCTCATAGATGATCACATTTGTAAATTGAGCTTGATTTGAATGTGGCTATAAGGACAGCAGTGTAATATAAAGATTATGAAAGACAAAATGATGGCATTGGGCTAAGATCAAAAAAGGAGATCAGCTAAATTCCCTTTTTAAGAAGAACACAGTAAGTGCAATTAGTATTGCAACAACGATGTAGCTAAAACCACTTGATCCTTTGACATCATCGACAGAATCTGAAACGACGTCTGATACAGCATCAGTTAGATTATCACTACCTGGTATCATTTCATCTATCTTACTCATGTTCTCTACGTCTAAGCTCGTCTCTTTTATTGTCTCGGTTATAGAGTTGCTTTTCTCTACGGTGAATGAGCTATCCTCTGAAGATACAGAGCCATCTTCAGACACAATGGTTATGGTGACCTCATGTTTTCCTGCATCCATTTCTTCTGTGACCGCTGGGTATTTTCCCTCATCCACTTCTTTGCGAGTATCTATCAGCTCATCATCCACATATACTTTTATTTCGGATGCATCATTATCAAGTTCATAGTAGATTATGGCGCGCTCGTTTTCCCTGACTACATTTCCTGCAAGACCTTCTACTGTTATTTCCACATTATTTTCGATTATCACATCCTCTCTTTGTGTAACCTCTTTCAGGAAAACGGTAGTTTCAGTGCTATCAAAAAAATCATATATTGTTGCAATCACAATTGTTGTTATCTCTCCGTTAACGGCCTTGTAATGGCTGAATATCTCACCTTTTTCCATATCGTTTATCTCTTTGACGAGGTGACCGTTCTTTTCCAGTGTTATGGTTATGGTCTCTTCTTCATCGTCATAGTTGGATGCTTTTAGTGAAAATCCTTCTTCCAGATTAAGTTCGTCTCCTATATCTATCGACCTTGAATCATCATATATCAAAAGATCATTGAGTTTCTCTTCAGGATTGCGGAATTGCTCTATCCTTATTTTTGCAGAGGCAGGATCCTTGGAAACTACATCTTTTGGCGTGACCCGGAACACAAGATAATCCTTGTCTTCGTCATCATCATCCTCTGCTTCAACGGTTAATATGTATTCGAAAGGGTCATCTTCTTGTCCGGTCCCATCTCCATCTTTGACAACCTTTCCATCACGCAATACCTCTACCCAGACATCTCCATCGTTCTCGTTGATATCTACGATATGCAGGGTATATCCCTGATCAAGTGTAAGCTTGGTACCAATATTTATCACACTTTCAGAGTAGTGTATTATCGGTTCGGTCGGGTCAAGTGCTGTTACAGGGGTAATTGCAAACAGCATAACAAAAATTCCTATGAGTACAAAACGTATATATTTCATTAAACTTCACCATTCACGAAGGTACTTAAACATTGTTAAAAAGGGAGCATTGTGTTTATATCTTTATCGACACATCCAATTGAGCGTTTGTTTCTTTATGAAAAAGAGGTGTATCATTGAAATATATTATTCTCATTGGTGATGGAATGGCCGATCATCCGCTGGAAGAGTTGGGTGGCATGACCGCCCTCCAGAAAGCTAACACTCCGAACATGGACCAGATGACAAAGAACGGTCTTGCAGGTCTTGCGATAAATGTTCCTGAGGGCTATTCTCCGGGAAGCGATGTTGCTAACATGTCTGTTATGGGGTATGACCCTGCTTTGTATTATTCGGGACGTGCCCCCCTTGAAGCTGCAAGCATGGGTATCCCATTGGAAGTGAACGATGTGGCTTTCAGGTGTAATCTTATCACCATTAGGGATGGCCTTATTACAGACCACAGTGCCGGTCATATTACGAGTGAGGAAGCAAGGGAACTTATAGAAGCGGTGGATGCTGAGCTTGGAAGTGAGGGCTTGAAATTCTATCCGGGTATCAGCTATCGTCACCTTCTTGTTGCATCCAATGGTCTTGGGGCAAATGCAGATTGTACTCCTCCTCATGATGTTATTGATGGGGAGATAAATGACCATATGCCCAGGGGGGATGGCAGTGATGTACTTGGAAAGCTTATCGAAGGTTCCATCCCGATACTGGAGGGGCATCCAATAAACGAGAAGAGGATCTCAGAGGGCAAGAATCCTGGGAATTCGGTGTGGTTCTGGGGGCAGGGGTATGCACCGAGCTTCCGTACGTTCGAAGATCTTTATGGACTTACCGGGTCGGTAATCTCAGCAGTGGACCTTATAATGGGACTCGGGATATATGCGGGTCTTGATGTTATCGAAGTTCCCGGAGCTACCGGATATCTTGATACCAACTATGTGGGTAAAGCGGAATTTGCCATGGCATCTCTAAAGGATAAGGATTTTGTAGTTGTCCATGTTGAAGCTCCGGATGAGGCCGGCCATATGGGTGATATTGAAGCTAAGTTGCAGGCGATCGAAGATTTCGATGAGAAGGTTGTGGGTACGGTCCTTCGTGCTGCAAGGGAAAGTGATGAAGATTACACTATAGTTGTTCTTCCTGACCATCCGACCCCTATAGCTCTCAGGACACATACTTCGGAACCAGTTCCTTTCGTGATGTATTCCACACTTGAGGATGAGGTTGATGATGTGGAGACTTTCGATGAGGATGCTATGAAAAAAGGATCTCTTGGAATTGTGCGGGGGTGTGACCTCGTTCAACTCATGATGGAACGGGCAAAACAGGCTTAAAGCGGCCTATGTATCTCTTTTCTCATATCATTTTTTTTTAGACCGTCATCCTTTTATTCCTGCCATCCCAACTGTTTATTGCATAAATATTATGGGAGTGGTATATATATGAAATTTGGATTAGTACGTAGGGGTTCCTCTGATGTTTCACGCTGGGATCCGTTTGATGAGATCAGGCAGACTCAGGAACACCTCAATCAGTTATTAAGGGAAGTCTCTCCTTTCGGGGGATTGTTCGAAGGTAAATCAAGGGCACCTTTGATGGACATCAAGGAAGAGGATAATAACGTTATCGTTACGACTGATCTTCCTGGAATTGATAAAGAGGATGTTGAGATCAGTGTGAATAATAATATTCTTGAGATCCATGCAGAGTTCAAGAAGGAAAGTGAGTCTGAAAAGGAAGGTTACGTACAAAAAGAGCGCACCTATAGTAGCTTCTCAAGATCTGCTGTTCTTCCCTCCGTGGTTTCGGATGAAGGTGTAAAAGCAAAGTTGGAAGCCGGTGTATTGACCATAACGCTTCCAAAGACAAAAGCTGAAGAAAAAACAAAGATCAAGATCGAGTGATCGACCTTCTTCTCTTTTTTACCCACCTGATAGTTTGCGGCATCAGTTAGAGTTTATCGTCATATTTTGCTCGGTCGGGGTAACTCTCATCATCGCCGCAATACTGTTTATGTGGATAGTATTATTTACCATGTTATTATTATTTTCGATACAATCTTGATCGAGGTATCATTTTGAAGATGGAACTTTTTACTGTGGATGATCTGCCACTAATCAAAGAAGGCGACAATATTGCGGCTATGATATGTGAACGAACACAACCTGAGTCGCATGATGTGATCGTTATTGCATCGACCATTGTTGCGAAATCAGAGGCTGCAACTATTCTTAAGGATGCGATAATCCCCTCCGAACGTGCTGTTGCAATGGCGAAGAAGTGTGGTACCGATCCTGCGCTTGTACAGGTGGTACTTGACAACAGTGTCGAACAGATCGTTGAATTCCCGGTTCTGCTTGTTGAGAACCTTAACGGTCATGTAAGTATAAACGCTGGTATTGATGATTCCAATGTGGATGATAGGTATTTTCTGCATATGCCGCATGATCCGGATGGGTCCGCGAAGTCCATTGGACTGCATATCGCTGAGCTATGCGGGAAGGATGTCAGCGTCATCATTACTGATACGAATGGTCGGGCCTTTAAGATCGGGCAGACTGGTGTTGCGGTAGGTGTCTATGGTGTCCACCCTATCAAGGACTGGCGGGGCGAGAAAGACCTTTTCGGGAAAGTGCTTGAGATAACCGAGGAAGCGGTGGCTGATGAAATTGCATCGGCAGCCAACCTGTTGATGGGTGAGGCAGCAGGGTCAACTCCTGTGGTAATTGTACGGGGGCTTAACCTTTACAGTAGTGATGATGTGTCTGTAAAAGAAATGTATCGCCGGGAAGGCGAGGATATTATTAGAAAAGGATTGAAGTGTCTTCGTCATTCCTGAGGTGGAATGTACACCATTTCAACGCCTGCTGCGTCGAAGAATTCCTTGGTGTCGGTGTCAGGGTATGAAGTACTGTATACCACCTTGGTGATGTTGGAATTGATTATCATCTTTGCACAAAGGATGCATGGCTGGTGGGTACAGTAAACTGTTGCACCACCTATGCTGACTCCGTGAAGGGCTGCCTGTATGATGGCGTTCTGTTCTGCATGTACTGCCCTGCATTTCTCATGGCGGGTTCCTGATGCGATATTGTTCTGCTGTCTTATGCAGCCGATCTCAAGACAATGTTCCATATTGCTTGGTGCGCCGTTGTAGCCGGTCGAAAGAATTCTCTTGTTCCTTACGATGACGGCACCGACCTTGTTCCTAAGGCAGGTGGAACGTTTTGAGACAACTGATGCTATCTCCAGGAAATATTCATCTATGGAAGGTCTTTCAGTCATGTGTTAAATGAAAATAGCAAGTAGTATATATAAGTTGTAGTGTATGATTCTGAGAATAGTAACGATTATTATATGTGATATATTTTTGATAATGGAGCATTAAGAATGGCAGCCATTTTAACAGAGTATCTTGACTCTTTTGTACGGAGTTGCGATGATAAGAAATTGATCGCGATCCCACTTGCAGTGTTGGTGCTTTCCCTTTTAGTTTCGGGATTCGTATTTGCAACGACCGGAGCACCGGTGAAGCTTGGGATGGAATTTGAAGGCGGAACGATGATCGCTTTTGAGACGCAGGAATCTGCAGAAGCCCTTGAGCTTGCATATTCAACTCATTCCCTTGTCGATGTCCGTAAGACCGGAGACCGTGCTATTCTACAGTTCGGCCCGATGGATAGTGAATCTCAGTCTGAGCTTGAAAAGGCAATAACTTCCAAGTATAGCAGTGTGGAGATAAAACAGATAGGTGCATTGTACGGTAAGGAATTGCAGACACAGGCATTGATAGCTCTTTGTCTTTCGTTCATAGGTATGGCCCTTGTTGTGTTCCTTATTTTCAGAACGGCGGTACCATCACTTGCTGTGGTGCTCTCCGCATTCTCAGATATTGCCATAGCTATTGGTTTTATGAACCTTGTGGGGATCGAGCTGTCCCTTGGAACTGTTGCAGCACTGTTGATGCTGATCGGTTATTCGGTAGACAGTGATATATTGTTGACCACCCGTGTCCTTAAGAGAAGGGGCAGTCCTGATGAGAACATCGGGCGTGCGATGCACACCGGTATCACCATGACGACTACCACGCTTGCTGCGTTGGTCGTGATGTATGTTGTTTCCACTTTCTCTTATCTGGTGACCTCTTCTGTTTCACAGATAAATCTACTTTCCGATATTGCGATAGTCCTTATATTTGGACTGGCTGCTGATCTGATGAATACATGGCTACTTAATACTGGTATCCTGAGGTGGCATGTTCGCCGCAGTACTCCAAGGAGGCGAAGGGCATGAGAGAAGAGGAAGTTCCAAAAGGATTGAAGAATGATATGCGTGTCTGGTTACTGATCGCAGCTGTAGTTCTCTCCGTTGTGATGATAGGTCCTGGTTATTCTGCTGAAGAGGGTCTGAACACCGATCTTAATTATGGTCTTGATCTTGAAGGTGGTTCCTGGATACAGATCAAGTTGCAGGGTGCTGTTACTCAACTGGATGCCGACATCTCAATGCTGGTGACGGAAATTGTGGAGTCTGCGATCGATGCCCCTATTCATATCATAAGTGTTACGGGGAATACCGGTGAGGGTTATTCCAATGCTGGTAATACTGTCACGTTCACGACCAGTGCATATGTCTCTGACCTTCAGATAGATCTTTTAGGTCTCGGGGAGTCCGACATCTCATACTCTGATGATATAAGTAATATTGTGCTTTTCACGGACAAACAAACCCTTATCATGCAATACCTTTCCAAAGCTCTCAATACTGAGGTCGTTCCTCTTTTTATTGGGGATGATGTTGAGTACGAGATACGTACCGGTGTCTCTCTGGAAGAATTGCAGGCATTGATGGTTCCGGTTGGAGGCAATGTTCTTACGGGAAGTGACGGGGATGCGATATTCAGGGAAGGGGTCAGGACCGAGACACGGGACATGACCCGTGATATCCTTAGTGAAAAACTGAACTCACTTGGTCTTAAGGATATACCTGTGCGTACTGTTGGTGATGAGTATATACTGATCGATTTCGCAGGTACTGATCTCACTACTGCAAAGGACATAGTCGAGAAACCAGGTAAGTTCGAGATACGCATGCAAACCACTGGAAATGAAAGTGTGCATGTGCTCTATGGTGATTCTATCGAAAAAGTGGGTATCGTTACCCAGATGGATGGTTACTGGAACACTCCTTTCACTCTTGATGAAGATGGTGCTTTTGCTTTGCAAAAGATCGCGATCGAGTCAGGTGCTATCAATGATCCGAATTCACATCTGCTCTACATGTATCTGGATGACAGGGAGGTATATGGTGCACCATTGAGCTATTCCGCGGCTTCAACACTGAACGAACATCCTATTTATTCATGGCAGGCTTCTACAGGTGCCGATGAGGATGGTAAAACACAGGCTGAACAGCTTCAGATACATTTACGTGCAGGTGCGTTGCCTGTGAACGTTGTGCTTATGGGCTCCGGTCAGGTTGATGCTGCATTGGGTGCCCAGTTCAAGAGGCAGGTGGCTTTAGCAGGACTTTTCGCATTGTTAGCAGTGGCTGCAGTGGTGTTCAGGCGATACCATCAAAAGGAGATCCTGTTGCCGATGGTAGGTACTTCGATCTGTGAGGTCATAATGATACTCGGATTTGCTGGTGCTGTTAACTGGCAGCTCGACCTTGCGGCGATAGCTGGTATTATTGCGGCTATAGGTACAGGTATCGACCATCTTGTGATAATCACTGATGAAGTTCTGTATGAAGGCAAGCTTCCATCCACCAAGGTCTATATGGAAAGGATCACTAAGGCATTTGCTATTATATTTGCAGCTGCAGCAACGACTATGATCGCGATGTCACCTCTGGTGATCATGGGATTCGGTGCTCTCAGGGGATTTGCCATCACCACAATAGTTGGTGTGCTTATCGGTGTGCTTATTGCAAGACCTGTATATGGTAAAGTGATCAAAGTGGTCCTTGACAAAGCAGAATGATGGTTGTTTGGAGTTTGTTCAATGAATGATCTATGGACTGTAAAATACCGGCCTCAGAAGCTTGAGGATATTGTGGGGAACGGGGAGTCTGTGAATTCTCTTGTCCATCTTGTGGGGTCGGGCAACCTCCCTCATCTTGTTTTTCACGGACCGGTGAATTCCGGAAAGTCTTCCACAGCGTTTGCTCTGGCATACGAGCTTTATGGGGAATATTATGAGAACAATTTCACTTACTTCAATGCTTCTGATTTCTTTGATCAGGGGAAACGCTATCTTGTGAGGGATAAGCGTTTTGTTCACATTATCGGTACCGATGATCCCAAAAAGATATATTCCAGTGTTATTTCCATATTCAAGGAAGTCATTAATGAATTTGCAGGCATGGGGTCATTGGATGCAGATTATAAGATAATATTCATCGACAACGTTGAATCTCTGGAAACCGGTGCTCAACATGCTTTAAGGCGGATAATGGAAAAATATACCCGGACATGCAGGTTCATATTATCTACCACCCAACCTTCAAAACTGATCGCTCCTTTGCGGTCAAGAGGGCTGGAATTGTTCTTTACCTATGTGCCGGACGATGCACTCAGGTCATTTGTGATCTCGGTAGCAGAGAAGGAAGCTATCTCAATTTCAGATGATGGGTACGATGCCCTTCTTTATTATGCAGGGGGTAATGTTTCCAAAGCCCTTCTGACACTTCAGTTCGCGGTTATGAACCATCCCGGTAAAACGATCACAGGGGAAATTCTTTATGAAGAAGCGCTAGGTGATGTGTCGAAAAATGTGACCGAGCTTCATAATGCTGCTATTGAGCATGATGTACTGAAGGCAAGAAAACTGATCGATACGCTTCTTATCGAAGAAGGTTTTACGGGGGACGAGGTATTGCAGCAGTTACATTCTGTGGTCGTGGAATCCGGTAGGGTTGAAGGTGAGGTTGCAAAGGCCATCTGCAGGATTGCGGACACGGATGCAATGGTTATAGACAGTGCTAATCCACGGATCCATCTGGAGAAGTTGGTTACGGAACTTTATTGATATCTGGTTTTGACTATGACATCGGAAGTTAATGATAATTTCAGGGTTGCATGCCGAAAGTTGCTGGATATGGTGCTTGATGGTGAGATCTCTGACGAGAAGCAATTGACCAAGGCGAAAAAGGTTATCAGCAAAGAGTACAGGCTATCCACTCTCCCTAAACATCCTGATATTATTATGGTGGGTACAGATGAGGAGCAGAAGCTCGTTCGTGATCTTCTTCGCCGAAAGCCTGTTCGGACTATCTCTGGAGTGGCGGTAATAGCGGCAATGACATCTCCCTGTGAGTGTCCTCACGGGGTATGTATTCCTTGTCCTGGAGGCCCGAAGTCCTCTTTCAATTCTCCTCAAAGCTATATGGGTCAGGAACCTGCTACAATGAGGGCGATGCAATATGAGTATGATCCTTATCGCATTGTCTCTGGTCGTCTTTCCCAGTTAAAGCATATAGGCCATGATGTGGACAAGGCAGAGCTTATTGTCATGGGTGGTACGTTCTCCTCACGTGCTATTGATTATCAGGAATGGTACACTAAGAGATGCCTTGAGGCCATGAACGATTTTTCCGGTACACAGTGGCGTGAAGACATAAAAGTTATCGGAGATGTCGTTCCTTATGTGACGGTCGAAGATGTCCAGAGGGCGAATGAGACCGCTATTGTCCGTAATACGGGCATAACCTTTGAAACAAGACCGGATTGGACAAATACTGATCATGTGGACCGGATGCTTGATCTGGGTGCTACCAAGGTCGAGATCGGTGTGCAAAGTGTATATGATTTCGTGCTTGAAAGAATGCGGAGGGGTCATAGTGTTCAGGATTCGGTAGATTCGAACCGGGTGC includes:
- a CDS encoding tRNA uridine(34) 5-carboxymethylaminomethyl modification radical SAM/GNAT enzyme Elp3 — protein: MTSEVNDNFRVACRKLLDMVLDGEISDEKQLTKAKKVISKEYRLSTLPKHPDIIMVGTDEEQKLVRDLLRRKPVRTISGVAVIAAMTSPCECPHGVCIPCPGGPKSSFNSPQSYMGQEPATMRAMQYEYDPYRIVSGRLSQLKHIGHDVDKAELIVMGGTFSSRAIDYQEWYTKRCLEAMNDFSGTQWREDIKVIGDVVPYVTVEDVQRANETAIVRNTGITFETRPDWTNTDHVDRMLDLGATKVEIGVQSVYDFVLERMRRGHSVQDSVDSNRVLRDSALKVGFHMMPHLPGMDSARDLRGFKKLFSDSNFMPDYLKIYPTLVTEGTELYDMWSGGEYEALGDEEAIELLADIKAILPKWVRMQRIQRDIPSPQIFAGVKKSNVRQLAKERLESRGVKCKCIRCREVGHNVLKGNEPDVDSIELTIDTYDSCGGKEHFLSFEDVSTDILIGFLRLRFPNTPHREELQDAALVRELHVYGSMVPVGKGAVGMDWQHRGYGAELLENAEILAKDAGYLKVSIISGIGVRQYYRKFGYYRDGVYMSKMI
- a CDS encoding AAA family ATPase, whose protein sequence is MNDLWTVKYRPQKLEDIVGNGESVNSLVHLVGSGNLPHLVFHGPVNSGKSSTAFALAYELYGEYYENNFTYFNASDFFDQGKRYLVRDKRFVHIIGTDDPKKIYSSVISIFKEVINEFAGMGSLDADYKIIFIDNVESLETGAQHALRRIMEKYTRTCRFILSTTQPSKLIAPLRSRGLELFFTYVPDDALRSFVISVAEKEAISISDDGYDALLYYAGGNVSKALLTLQFAVMNHPGKTITGEILYEEALGDVSKNVTELHNAAIEHDVLKARKLIDTLLIEEGFTGDEVLQQLHSVVVESGRVEGEVAKAICRIADTDAMVIDSANPRIHLEKLVTELY
- a CDS encoding preprotein translocase subunit SecD is translated as MREEEVPKGLKNDMRVWLLIAAVVLSVVMIGPGYSAEEGLNTDLNYGLDLEGGSWIQIKLQGAVTQLDADISMLVTEIVESAIDAPIHIISVTGNTGEGYSNAGNTVTFTTSAYVSDLQIDLLGLGESDISYSDDISNIVLFTDKQTLIMQYLSKALNTEVVPLFIGDDVEYEIRTGVSLEELQALMVPVGGNVLTGSDGDAIFREGVRTETRDMTRDILSEKLNSLGLKDIPVRTVGDEYILIDFAGTDLTTAKDIVEKPGKFEIRMQTTGNESVHVLYGDSIEKVGIVTQMDGYWNTPFTLDEDGAFALQKIAIESGAINDPNSHLLYMYLDDREVYGAPLSYSAASTLNEHPIYSWQASTGADEDGKTQAEQLQIHLRAGALPVNVVLMGSGQVDAALGAQFKRQVALAGLFALLAVAAVVFRRYHQKEILLPMVGTSICEVIMILGFAGAVNWQLDLAAIAGIIAAIGTGIDHLVIITDEVLYEGKLPSTKVYMERITKAFAIIFAAAATTMIAMSPLVIMGFGALRGFAITTIVGVLIGVLIARPVYGKVIKVVLDKAE